A DNA window from Danio aesculapii chromosome 14, fDanAes4.1, whole genome shotgun sequence contains the following coding sequences:
- the leprotl1 gene encoding leptin receptor overlapping transcript-like 1 — protein sequence MAGIKALISLSFGGAIGLMFLMLGCALPVYNAYWPLFLLFFYILCPLPHCISRRVVEDSDSASNACKELAVFLTTGIVVSAFGLPIIFARAAVIAWGACALVLTGNIVIFATILGFFLVFGSNDDFSWQQW from the exons ATGGCCGGAATTAAAG ctcTGATCAGCCTGTCGTTTGGAGGAGCCATCGGCCTGATGTTCCTCATGCTGGGCTGTGCTTTACCTGTCTACAA tgcgtACTGGCCGCTGTTCCTGCTCTTCTTCTACATCCTCTGTCCGCTCCCGCACTGCATCTCTCGGCGTGTGGTGGAGGACTCAGACTCGGCCAGTAACGCCTGTAAGGAGCTGGCTGTGTTCCTGACCACAGGCATCGTGGTGTCGGCGTTCGGCCTGCCCATCATCTTCGCCCGCGCCGCCGTG ATTGCGTGGGGAGCGTGTGCTCTGGTGCTGACGGGAAACATCGTGATCTTCGCCACCATCCTGGGCTTCTTCCTGGTGTTCGGCTCCAATGATGACTTCAGCTGGCAGCAGTGGTGA